The following coding sequences lie in one Maniola jurtina chromosome 11, ilManJurt1.1, whole genome shotgun sequence genomic window:
- the LOC123869851 gene encoding sphingosine-1-phosphate phosphatase 1-like, with product MWDNMIEYLKDPLLVVKVQNFFGVIYKKASQNEEASIIYSDRHDREDFDIRQHKRIPSDISGTSQSSCETDTSGESPEEVVCLISNRFWYYLFVLGTALGDEIFYATFIPFWFWNIDGAVGRRVVLVWTVVMYIGQGFKDIIRWPRPGYPVKKLQQKWAIEYGMPSTHAMVGVSIPFSVLLYTMDRYQYPMQWGLLIAVSWCTLICVSRVYLGMHSVLDIAAGLLLSSLLLVVLIPLVDRLDGFLLTSHWSPLLVVTTSILAIVYHPQSDKWTPTRGDTTMIVSVCAGILTGAWTNYQLGNMVASSADPPYTIIWPSIEMFGTSLLRTILGFCGVLATRAIAKSVSYAFVCALLGRDKNELRNSENSLDNKNKIIVECSYKYFTYGLIGFNTTYVFPNVFELLFINRPTYYTEI from the exons atgtgGGATAACATGATAGAATATTTAAAGGATCCCTTGCTGGTGGTTAAAGTGCAGAACTTCTTTGGAGTGATATACAAGAAGGCTAGCCAAAATGAAGAAGCGAGCATCATATACTCCGATAGACATGACCGCGAAGACTTTGATATCAGGCAGCATAAGAGGATACCTAGTGACATTTCCGGGACGTCTCAGTCCTCCTGCGAGACGGATACCTCTGGAGAGAGCCCGGAGGAAGTGGTTTGTTTGATTAGCAACAGATTCTGGTACTACCTGTTTGTGTTGGGCACCGCTCTGGGCGACGAGATATTTTACGCGACGTTCATCCCCTTTTGGTTTTGGAACATCGATGGTGCAGTCGGCAGACGGGTTGTGCTTGTCTGGACCGTTGTTATGTATATAG GTCAAGGCTTCAAAGACATAATCCGCTGGCCGCGACCTGGCTACCCGGTCAAGAAGCTGCAGCAGAAGTGGGCGATAGAGTATGGGATGCCGTCGACGCACGCCATGGTCGGCGTGTCTATACCCTTCTCCGTGCTACTGTACACCATGGATAGGTACCAGTACCCCATGCAGTGGGGGCTACTCATCGCCGTGTCGTGGTGTACGCTGATATGCGTCAGCAGGGTGTACCTCGGGATGCATAGTGTTCTG GACATCGCAGCGGGCCTGCTCCTGTCCTCGCTATTGCTAGTGGTGCTGATCCCGCTGGTGGACCGGCTGGACGGGTTCCTGCTCACGTCGCACTGGTCGCCGCTGCTGGTGGTGACCACCTCCATCCTGGCCATCGTCTACCATCCCCAGTCCGACAAATGGACTCCTACAAG AGGGGACACAACAATGATAGTGAGCGTGTGCGCAGGGATCCTCACCGGCGCGTGGACCAACTACCAGCTCGGCAACATGGTGGCCAGCAGCGCTGACCCTCCCTACACCATCATCTGGCCCTCCATCGAAATGTTCGGCACCTCCCTGTTGCGCACCATTCTAGGCTTCTGCGGCGTGCTCGCCACCAGGGCCATCGCCAAGTCCGTGTCCTACGCCTTCGTTTGCGCTCTGCTGGGCCGAGACAAAAACGAACTGAGGAACTCCGAGAACAGtctagataataaaaataaaatcattgtcGAATGCAGCTACAAGTACTTCACGTACGGCCTCATAGGGTTCAACACGACTTATGTTTTCCCGAACGTGTTTGAGTTGCTCTTTATCAATAGACCCACTTACTACACTGAGATTTGA